One segment of Plasmodium gaboni strain SY75 chromosome 3, whole genome shotgun sequence DNA contains the following:
- a CDS encoding protein phosphatase inhibitor 2 — protein MKKKVDKSVTKKTISWDEVTINEQDKERGSRMKILEPNTPFNFILMDSASEDEASKYGDVKGSNEEQNNIADDLINKLNQLVEKQENKGVSNIDFKEKRKMHYNEYKMLQKLRKSGTLEDIDEEYNPDNKDSNCDNSNMNESEE, from the exons atgaaaaaaaaagttgATAAATCCGTTAC aaaaaaaacaatatcATGGGATGAAGTAACAATAAATGAACAAGATAAAGAAAGAGGTTCAAGgatgaaaatattagaGCCTAATACCCCCttcaattttattttaatg GATAGTGCTTCAGAAGATGAAGCATCAAAATATGGGGATGTGAAAGGAAGTAATGAAGAACAA aataaTATTGCTGATGATTtgataaataaattaaatcAACTTGTAGAAAAGCAAGAAAATAAAGGAGTCTCAAATATTGATTTTAAGgagaaaagaaaaatgcattataatgaatataagatgttacaaaaattaag AAAATCGGGAACATTAGAAGATATTGATGAAGAATATAACCCAGATAATAAAGATTCAAATTGTGATAATAGTAATATGAATGAATCCGAAGAATAA
- a CDS encoding SNARE protein, translating into MCDVVLLCRVSDGMTLVETNSETKSIAHKLELKKLCKKLYSFPNLSTVTSNNFNYHFLIENGIAYIAVFPVTYPKKLAFLFLNDICKQFNEELMIQYGTHSIDYRSIIETIEKPYSFIKFDRKITKIKQEYKDPRSNIAIKKLNESLNEVSSIMKKNIDDILMRGENLEDVGRKAFNLKYESEKFKKVSRVLNLKYALYQYGILASIVIFFFLIIIFKNYF; encoded by the exons aTGTGCGATGTAGTATTACTTTGTAGGGTTAGTGATGGAATGACTTTGGTCGAAACGAATAGTGAGACAAAAAGTATTGCACATAAATtagaattaaaaaagttatgtaaaaaattatactCTTTTCCAAATTTATCAACTGTTACATCTAACAATTTTAATTACca tTTTCTTATTGAAAATGGCATAGCTTATATAGCTGTATTTCCTGTTACGTACCCAAAGAAATTAgcttttttatttttgaacGATATTTGTAAACAATTTAATGAAg AACTTATGATACAATATGGAACGCATTCAATAGATTATCGGTCAATTATAGAGACGATAGAAAAGCCATActcatttattaaatttg atagaaaaattacaaaaataaaacaagAATATAAAGACCCTCGTTCTAATATAgcaataaaaaaattaaatgaaagTTTAAATGAAGTTAGTAGCATTATGAAGAAGAATATAGACGATATATTGATGAGGGGAGAAAATTTAGAAG ATGTTGGAAGAAAGGCATTTAATCTAAAATATGAATCGGAAAAG ttTAAGAAGGTTTCCAGGGTATTAAATCTAAAATATGCATTATATCAATATGGAATATTGGCATCAAtagttatatttttttttttaattataatttttaaaaattatttttaa
- a CDS encoding CPW-WPC family protein has product MKFSIFSVVICFVILAYSASLNSQKEKKKKSDIHIESNKIDKNIKKFDYGTLKKKFHLNDKNDNIKDVKKYNEIEENEKNKQPEGISLSLKKTNSLEETLEQINNEYNKCIDMIEKEIQDNVDNKESLKVKSELEKLCVIKKEKDEKDEYEKYKQMKEKSMQMNRDIEKEERKKINDEIKSQLGISNKIEVSNEVLNESLSEIKNCIRNYRKKCPLNWKINEDNKEYCMAPESYKGPCEKKLITNLDISEKIKIEKKCYIFWPCENNCIQDFEISICPLEWTMENEEYCISPENYVGNCLNKINFINMTNKEKAIYSNLCDVRWPCKKKCEHDYSVLCPDEWIEGHDGYCFPTRNYKGNCKNKIYLKHLDKIMKQTYEQKCQFSYPCINSCEKNYDDLCPNLWISINGNECAPSEYYNGNCKENYIFKKKNVEEKKMFEKICEVSYPCFKKCKRNYSYSCPIGWKETLSFCLAPNSYKFNCKKLIKNDMNEKEKKEISKKCHIFWPCENYEILLKKLIYNNMTEKDYLSIVNGPVDNTTGKVIYI; this is encoded by the coding sequence ATGAAATTTAGTATTTTTTCTGTTGTAATTTGTTTTGTTATTTTAGCTTATTCAGCTAGCTTAAATAGCCAAAAggaaaaaaagaaaaaaagtGATATACATATCGAAAGCAATAAaattgataaaaatataaaaaaattcGACTATGGTACattgaagaaaaaatttcaCTTAAACGATAagaatgataatataaaggatgttaagaaatataacgaaatagaagaaaatgaaaaaaataagcAACCTGAAGGAATATCGTTAAGCTtgaaaaaaacaaattcTCTTGAAGAAACATTagaacaaataaataatgaatataataaatgtattgATATGATTGAAAAAGAGATTCAGGATAATGTAGATAACAAAGAAAGTTTAAAAGTAAAAAGCGaattagaaaaattatgcgtaataaaaaaagaaaaagatgaaaaagaTGAATATGAGAAATATAAACAGATGAAAGAAAAATCTATGCAAATGAATAGGGATAttgaaaaagaagaaagaaaaaaaataaatgatgaaataaaatCTCAATTAGGTATATCTAATAAAATAGAAGTATCAAATGAAGTTTTAAATGAATCATTGTctgaaataaaaaattgcataagaaattatagaaaaaaatgtcCGCTTAACTGgaaaataaatgaagataataaagaatattgTATGGCACCTGAATCATATAAAGGACCatgtgaaaaaaaattaataacTAATTTAGATATAAgtgaaaaaattaaaatagaaaaaaaatgttatatattttggCCATGTGAAAATAATTGTATACAAGATTTCGAAATATCTATATGTCCTTTAGAATGGACAATGgaaaatgaagaatattGTATATCCCCTGAAAATTATGTAGGGAATTGTTtgaataaaattaatttcataaatatgacaaataaagaaaaagcTATTTATTCTAATTTATGTGATGTGAGATGGCcatgtaaaaaaaaatgtgaaCATGATTATTCTGTTCTTTGTCCAGATGAATGGATTGAAGGACATGATGGATATTGTTTTCCTACACGTAATTATAAAGGaaattgtaaaaataaaatatatttaaaacatttagataaaataatgaagCAGACATATGAACAGAAATGTCAATTCAGTTATCCTTGTATTAATTCAtgtgaaaaaaattatgatgatTTATGTCCTAACTTATGGATATCAATAAATGGAAATGAATGTGCTCCATctgaatattataatggAAATTgtaaagaaaattatatttttaaaaaaaaaaatgttgaagaaaagaaaatgttTGAAAAGATATGTGAAGTATCTTATCCATGTTTCAAAAAATgtaaaagaaattattcTTACAGTTGTCCTATTGGATGGAAAGAAACTTTATCTTTTTGCTTAGCGCctaattcatataaattcaATTGCaagaaattaataaaaaatgatatgaacgaaaaggaaaaaaaagaaatcaGTAAAAAGTGTCACATTTTTTGGCCTTGTgaaaattatgaaatacttttaaaaaaattaatttataataatatgacAGAGAAAGATTATTTATCGATAGTTAATGGGCCTGTTGATAATACAACAGGTAAagtcatatatatttaa
- a CDS encoding putative T-complex protein 1 epsilon subunit: protein MNIAIDEYGQPFVILREEEKKRIKGIEAHKSNILAAKVVADILKSSIGPRGMDKIIVSEDNNVTVTNDGATILEKIDVQHECAKLLVELSKSQDNEIGDGTTGVVIIAGVLLEEAYALIDKGIHPLRIADGFENACNIALKVIEEIALTVDIEENDHKILKKLAKTSLSSKIVSSKKDLLSNIVVDAVLSVADMERKDVRFDLIKIEGKTGGLLEESTLIKGIVLNKELSHSQMIKEVRNAKIAILTCPFEPPKPKIKHKLNITNVEAYRDLQAIEKKYFYDMVDSLKKAGANFVICQWGFDDEANYLLLKENIPAIRWVGGVEMELIAIATGGKIIPRFEDIDESKLGKADLIREISHGTVNNPMVYIEGCSNTKAITILLRGGNQMMIEECERSVHDALCSVRNLIRDNRILPGGGSSEIYAALEIEKVADKCKGIEQYAIRAFGNALLSIPINLCNNMGLNSIDIISEIKTKIIQDKTKNLGIDCLNYKVDDMIERGIFETFNSKYNQFSLATQVVKMILKIDDVIAPNDFN from the coding sequence ATGAATATTGCTATTGATGAGTATGGTCAACCCTTTGTTATATTAAGGgaagaagaaaagaaaCGAATTAAAGGAATTGAGGCACATAAGAGTAACATATTAGCAGCTAAGGTAGTAGCTGATATATTGAAAAGTTCTATAGGGCCAAGAGGTATGGataaaataatagtaaGTGAAGATAATAATGTAACTGTTACAAATGACGGAGCAACTATACTAGAGAAAATCGATGTACAACATGAATGTGCAAAATTATTAGTAGAATTATCAAAAAGTCAAGATAATGAAATTGGAGATGGTACTACAGGAGTAGTTATTATAGCAGGTGTATTATTAGAAGAAGCTTATGCATTAATTGATAAAGGAATACATCCTTTAAGAATAGCTGATGGATTTGAGAATGCTTGTAATATTGCATTAAAAGTTATAGAAGAGATTGCTTTAACAGTAGATattgaagaaaatgatcataaaatattaaagaaaCTAGCTAAAACCTCTTTAAGTTCAAAAATAGTATCAAGTAAAAAAGatttattatcaaatattGTTGTAGATGCTGTTTTATCAGTAGCAGATATGGAAAGAAAAGATGTTCGTTTTGATTTAATAAAGATAGAAGGCAAAACTGGAGGATTATTAGAAGAATCAACTTTAATAAAAGGGATTgttttaaataaagaattatcTCATTCTCAAATGATTAAAGAAGTTCGTAATGCAAAAATTGCTATTTTAACATGTCCATTTGAACCACCTAAACCcaaaataaaacataaattaaatataacCAATGTAGAAGCATATAGAGATTTACAAGCTAtagaaaagaaatatttcTATGATATGGTAGATTCTCTTAAAAAAGCAGGAGCAAATTTTGTTATATGCCAATGGGGTTTTGACGATGAAGCcaattatttattattaaaagaaaatatcCCAGCTATCAGATGGGTTGGAGGTGTTGAAATGGAATTAATAGCTATTGCTACAGGTGGAAAAATTATACCAAGATTTGAAGATATTGATGAATCTAAATTAGGTAAAGCAGATTTAATTAGAGAAATTAGTCATGGAACCGTAAATAATCCTATGGTCTATATTGAAGGTTGTTCTAATACTAAAGCAATAACCATTTTATTAAGAGGAGGTAATCAAATGATGATTGAAGAATGTGAAAGAAGTGTTCATGATGCTCTTTGTTCTGTTCGTAATTTAATTAGAGATAACCGTATTTTACCAGGTGGAGGTTCAAGCGAAATATATGCTGCTCTAGAAATAGAAAAAGTTGCTGATAAATGTAAAGGTATAGAACAATATGCTATCAGAGCATTTGGTAATGCATTATTATCTATACCTATCAActtatgtaataatatggGTCTAAATAGTattgatattatttcaGAAATTAAAACCAAAATTATTCAAgacaaaacaaaaaatcTAGGTATCGATTGTCTAAATTATAAAGTAGATGATATGATTGAAAGAGGAATATTTGAAACTTTTAATTCTAAATATAACCAATTTTCTTTGGCGACACAAGTTGttaaaatgatattaaaaattgaCGATGTTATAGCTCCAAACGACTtcaattaa